In the genome of Ptychodera flava strain L36383 chromosome 13, AS_Pfla_20210202, whole genome shotgun sequence, one region contains:
- the LOC139148021 gene encoding NACHT domain- and WD repeat-containing protein 1-like isoform X1, producing MGSSCSSAQAVNGGRGDSKPCQKSGKVIGQSSQSDMGNRQSQTSDDKESKKPRKDKGRPSATSSSSVAVHVEDKLIPSPSSSPSEANTAGQTSTQSSPPPPHSTPPTSTVTSSKTASPAPVPAPGPTKSGPSEPPLPKLEGFRADVTQLLFGDVTSVNCSLKSNTIRIFVSACQADSELERSVLMERVFPKLQRHCSEHGYELQFVDLHWGQRSEDLDDHSLIECCLYELKECKKKSVGPNFMSFLNQKYNCQCPPHIPASAFEKLQNSLTEGDDKQLLDEWYRRDDNAIPPVYVLQPVSGQIKKYKDTNKDVRLKAEREWSDVQEAIKKILVNGWGKEEQDRYMCSVMEMEIENGPLASESSNDGTVWIRRVFRDIESHTNDSSIRFYIDTVGENEIDKNMQERLNQLKNRLGSKISEGNLKFEVSWSENGVDPEGISEHAQYIENLCSQSEAMLQPLIDKAICDVQTQQDESPVIRIHERLYNELQQHTRYCQELCQTFQGRQELLGKIDAYLGSNSQHPLIIHGPMGCGKTALMAKAAARCCQTLAGSVCVVRFVGATSETYALGQLLRSICEQIAYLYGDHISVGSKGIERMKKQLLNLLKKAQQKRPLVVMIDGIDELKLTDHTELEWIPKSLPAHVKMILSTSSDTFPGFSSLKSVLKDPAAFLEVPKLSTKEIHAMCEDMLKSHGRSLSTGQQKALQEATNQCPLPLFVQLATHTALRWRSYNISNETVLDKNIKEQIASLLVNLEKKFGAKTVKNVLSYLTLAKHGLSDAEMLDLLSCDDALLDEYFVHRRPSIRRAPATVWTQIKMELAPFFIEHIVHGRSLRTWSHRAFRDAVSEKYLSSKNSRAKVHKFLASYFHGHWAGDKKKPCMSNEEGIEVLMDRHVQLQPVKFNSIYNSRKLNELPYHVFHSGEQQTFLADHVWNVSWLCHKLEGSDIGELLNDVALARTADPQNADLDMLQQVLQLSSYALYCDGNQLFLQFHARLKNALQEADANKYPKLTQISKLIENPPRPNFLPAGDCLLEKVNQVYEDGDEEEEVIPPGKRNPKAFLNGLYRIKGDNCHMVSVSTIEGEVKVWNFETQKEVRTLKGIDQPMDIRMIDDYRAVVLCYRELKIYNLDTGTFETTLKGIMNLQMPYYGIQDNEHVVALARNRMYVNIINVSSGEVESTFKVGEDRFLNSLLVSENGERCVCGDATQKPSPLLVWDLNARKLINDFRITQHEFLTNMSAISKDGNYVVSVIKELNDPAPNFVIVYDLQSGQLFKKWKPVSSTCCVAVSSEGECVVNGCEDNTILVWNLTSGALKHTLRGHTHPVDRIYMSEEGHRCLTFDTTQKDRTVRLWDLQQGVCLASFTPDVPITCCQINADGTIVVIGLEGHKNIVTLRLRTSDSGPISVNDSIYGDPSRYGEVFDMKK from the exons ttgCCAAAAATCAGGAAAGGTAATCGGGCAATCCTCACAATCTGA CATGGGAAACCGTCAGAGCCAGACTTCCGATGACAAGGAATCGAAGAAACCGCGAAAAGACAAAGGTCGTCCCAGCGCAACGTCATCCAGCAGCGTCGCAGTGCACGTAGAAGATAAACTAATACCCTCCCCAAGTAGCAGTCCCTCTGAAGCAAACACTGCAGGACAGACATCGACGCAATCTTCGCCCCCTCCCCCGCACTCCACACCCCCCACCTCAACAGTCACCTCATCTAAGACCGCCTCACCGGCGCCAGTACCAGCACCGGGGCCAACCAAGTCGGGTCCCAGCGAACCACCCCTGCCCAAGCTTGAAGGTTTCAGGGCGGATGTGACGCAGCTTCTATTTGGAGATGTGACTTCAGTGAATTGCTCGTTGAAATCAAACACCATCAGGATATTTGTCAGTGCATGCCAAGCAG ATTCTGAACTTGAACGCAGTGTATTGATGGAGAGGGTCTTCCCAAAACTCCAGAGGCACTGCAGTGAACACGGCTATGAACTCCAGTTTGTTGACCTGcactggggtcaaaggtcagaagaCTTGGACGATCACAGTCTCATAGAGTGTTGCCTGTATGAGTTGAAAGAGTGCAAGAAGAAATCTGTGGGACCAAATTTCATG AGCTTCCTGAATCAGAAATACAACTGCCAGTGTCCTCCGCACATACCAGCGTCAGCATTTGAAAAACTACAGAACTCCCTGACAGAGGGCGATGACAAGCAGCTCCTGGACGAGTGGTACAGGAGGGACGACAATGCCATCCCGCCAGTCTATGTCCTTCAGCCGGTCAGCGGCCAGATCAAAAAGTACAAAGACACAAACAAGGACGTCAGGTTGAAAGCTGAGCGGGAGTGGTCGGACGTGCAAGAGGCTATCAAGAAAATATTGGTGAATGGCTGGGGCAAAGAAGAGCAGGACAGGTATATGTGTTCAG TGATGGAAATGGAAATTGAGAACGGGCCCCTGGCCTCTGAGAGTTCCAACGACGGAACGGTGTGGATCAGACGAGTCTTCAGAGACATTGAGTCACACACGAATGACTCCAGCATTAGATTTTACATCGACACCGTCGGAGAGAACGAGATTGATAAAAACATGCAGGAGCGGCTCAACCAACTGAAGAACAGGCTCGGCAGCAAGATCAGCGAGGGCAACCTTAAGTTCGAAGTCTCCTGGAGCGAGAACGGGGTTGACCCGGAGGGGATCTCTGAGCATGCTCAGTACATAGAGAACCTGTGCAGTCAGAGTGAGGCTATGCTGCAACCGTTGATTGACAAGGCCATCTGTGATGTTCAGACGCAGCAGGATGAGTCTCCAGTAATAA GAATACACGAGAGACTGTACAACGAATTACAGCAACACACCAGATACTGCCAAGAGCTCTGTCAGACATTCCAAGGCAGGCAGGAACTACTCGGAAAGATAGACGCCTACCTTGGCAGCAATTCTCAGCATCCCCTCATCATCCATGGCCCAATGGGATGTGGCAAGACAGCCCTGATGGCCAAAGCGGCAGCCAGATGCTGTCAAACGCTGGCTGGCTCTGTGTGTGTTGTGCGTTTCGTAGGAGCTACCTCTGAAACTTACGCTCTGGGTCAGCTACTTAGGAGTATTTGTGAACAAATAGCCTATCTCTATGGAGACCACATTTCAGTCGGCTCAAAG GGTATCGAAAGAATGAAGAAACAGTTACTCAATCTCTTGAAAAAGGCACAGCAGAAGCGCCCTCTAGTGGTCATGATTGATGGTATTGATGAATTGAAGCTCACAGACCACACAGAATTAGAATGGATTCCAAAATCCTTACCCGCTCATGTTAAAATGATTCTTTCAACTTCTAGTGATACTTTCCCAGGATTTTCTTCTTTAAAG TCTGTTCTTAAGGATCCTGCAGCCTTCTTAGAGGTGCCTAAGCTGAGTACCAAAGAAATTCACGCCATGTGTGAGGACATGCTGAAATCACATGGAAGGTCCCTGTCCACGGGACAACAGAAGGCGTTACAGGAAGCAACTAACCAGTGTCCGCTACCGTTGTTTGTGCAATTAGCCACTCACACCGCCCTCCGGTGGCGTAGCTACAATATCAGCAATGAAACTGTCCTGGACAAGAACATTAAGGAGCAGATAGCTTCATTGTTGGTCAACCTGGAAAAGAAGTTCGGAGCCAAGACGGTCAAGAATGTGCTGTCGTATCTCACGCTAGCCAAACACGGCCTCTCTGATGCCGAAATGCTTGATTTGTTATCATGTGATGATGCGCTTTTGGACGAGTATTTTGTGCACAGGAGACCGTCGATACGGAGGGCCCCTGCTACAGTCTGGACTCAAATTAAAATGGAGCTGGCTCCTTTCTTCATAGAGCACATCGTCCACGGACGTTCTCTAAGAACTTGGTCACATAGGGCTTTCAGAGACGCAGTCTCAGAGAAATATCTTTCCTCCAAGAATTCCAGAGCCAAAGTTCACAAATTCCTAGCAAGCTACTTCCACGGTCACTGGGCAGGCGACAAGAAGAAACCGTGCATGTCCAATGAGGAGGGAATTGAGGTACTTATGGACCGGCATGTTCAGCTGCAGCCAGTGAAATTCAATAGCATTTATAACTCTAGGAAACTAAATGAACTTCCTTACCACGTCTTTCACAGCGGAGAGCAGCAGACCTTCCTCGCTGACCATGTGTGGAATGTTTCGTGGCTGTGCCACAAACTGGAAGGTTCCGACATCGGGGAGCTTCTCAATGACGTAGCTCTGGCTAGGACCGCTGACCCGCAAAATGCCGATTTAGACATGCTGCAGCAAGTGCTGCAGCTGTCCTCTTACGCTCTTTACTGCGACGGAAATCAGCTGTTCTTGCAGTTTCACGCCAGGCTCAAGAATGCTCTCCAGGAGGCTGATGCCAACAAATACCCCAAACTGACGCAGATTAGCAAGCTGATCGAAAATCCACCCAGGCCGAACTTTCTTCCAGCGGGGGACTGTTTGCTGGAAAAGGTCAATCAAGTCTACGAGGATGGGGATGAGGAAGAGGAGGTGATACCCCCCGGGAAAAGAAACCCCAAAGCCTTTTTGAATGGATTGTACAGAATCAAAGGGGACAATTGCCATATGGTGTCAGTGTCCACCATAGAAGGTGAGGTCAAAGTGTGGAATTTTGAAACTCAGAAAGAAGTAAGGACGTTGAAAGGAATTGATCAACCAATGGACATAAGAATGATAGACGATTACAGAGCCGTCGTGTTGTGCTACCGTGAGCTTAAAATCTACAATCTGGACACCGGAACGTTTGAAACGACGCTCAAGGGTATCATGAACCTGCAGATGCCGTACTACGGCATTCAGGACAATGAGCACGTGGTGGCCCTCGCCAGAAACCGCATGTACGTCAACATCATCAATGTCAGCAGCGGCGAGGTGGAGTCGACGTTCAAGGTCGGGGAAGACCGATTTCTGAACAGTCTCCTTGTCAGCGAGAACGGCGAGAGATGCGTCTGTGGGGACGCCACGCAAAAACCCAGCCCTCTACTAGTGTGGGACTTGAATGCCAGGAAACTGATCAACGACTTCCGCATTACACAACATGAGTTCCTGACCAACATGTCTGCGATCAGCAAAGATGGGAACTATGTAGTTTCTGTCATCAAG GAGTTGAACGACCCGGCGCCTAACTTTGTGATAGTGTACGACCTCCAAAGCGGCCAGCTTTTTAAGAAGTGGAAGCCGGTGTCCAGTACGTGCTGTGTAGCTGTGTCTTCAGAGGGCGAGTGTGTTGTCAATGGATGCGAGGACAATACCATATTGGTCTGGAATCTTACATCCGGTGCTCTCAA ACACACTCTGCGTGGACACACTCATCCTGTAGATAGGATTTATATGAGTGAAGAGGGCCACCggtgtttgacctttgacacaacACAGAAGGACAGAACTGTGAGACTATGGGATCTTCAGCAAG GTGTCTGCCTAGCTTCTTTCACACCTGATGTTCCAATAACCTGCTGCCAGATCAACGCCGATGGTACAATTGTTGTCATCGGACTGGAGGGCCACAAGAACATCGTCACGCTGCGACTACGCACTTCCGACTCAGGACCAATCTCCGTAAACGACTCCATCTACGGCGACCCCTCCCGATATGGAGAGGTCTTCGACATGAAGAAATAG
- the LOC139148021 gene encoding NACHT domain- and WD repeat-containing protein 1-like isoform X3: protein MGACCQKSGKVIGQSSQSDMGNRQSQTSDDKESKKPRKDKGRPSATSSSSVAVHVEDKLIPSPSSSPSEANTAGQTSTQSSPPPPHSTPPTSTVTSSKTASPAPVPAPGPTKSGPSEPPLPKLEGFRADVTQLLFGDVTSVNCSLKSNTIRIFVSACQADSELERSVLMERVFPKLQRHCSEHGYELQFVDLHWGQRSEDLDDHSLIECCLYELKECKKKSVGPNFMSFLNQKYNCQCPPHIPASAFEKLQNSLTEGDDKQLLDEWYRRDDNAIPPVYVLQPVSGQIKKYKDTNKDVRLKAEREWSDVQEAIKKILVNGWGKEEQDRYMCSVMEMEIENGPLASESSNDGTVWIRRVFRDIESHTNDSSIRFYIDTVGENEIDKNMQERLNQLKNRLGSKISEGNLKFEVSWSENGVDPEGISEHAQYIENLCSQSEAMLQPLIDKAICDVQTQQDESPVIRIHERLYNELQQHTRYCQELCQTFQGRQELLGKIDAYLGSNSQHPLIIHGPMGCGKTALMAKAAARCCQTLAGSVCVVRFVGATSETYALGQLLRSICEQIAYLYGDHISVGSKGIERMKKQLLNLLKKAQQKRPLVVMIDGIDELKLTDHTELEWIPKSLPAHVKMILSTSSDTFPGFSSLKSVLKDPAAFLEVPKLSTKEIHAMCEDMLKSHGRSLSTGQQKALQEATNQCPLPLFVQLATHTALRWRSYNISNETVLDKNIKEQIASLLVNLEKKFGAKTVKNVLSYLTLAKHGLSDAEMLDLLSCDDALLDEYFVHRRPSIRRAPATVWTQIKMELAPFFIEHIVHGRSLRTWSHRAFRDAVSEKYLSSKNSRAKVHKFLASYFHGHWAGDKKKPCMSNEEGIEVLMDRHVQLQPVKFNSIYNSRKLNELPYHVFHSGEQQTFLADHVWNVSWLCHKLEGSDIGELLNDVALARTADPQNADLDMLQQVLQLSSYALYCDGNQLFLQFHARLKNALQEADANKYPKLTQISKLIENPPRPNFLPAGDCLLEKVNQVYEDGDEEEEVIPPGKRNPKAFLNGLYRIKGDNCHMVSVSTIEGEVKVWNFETQKEVRTLKGIDQPMDIRMIDDYRAVVLCYRELKIYNLDTGTFETTLKGIMNLQMPYYGIQDNEHVVALARNRMYVNIINVSSGEVESTFKVGEDRFLNSLLVSENGERCVCGDATQKPSPLLVWDLNARKLINDFRITQHEFLTNMSAISKDGNYVVSVIKELNDPAPNFVIVYDLQSGQLFKKWKPVSSTCCVAVSSEGECVVNGCEDNTILVWNLTSGALKHTLRGHTHPVDRIYMSEEGHRCLTFDTTQKDRTVRLWDLQQGVCLASFTPDVPITCCQINADGTIVVIGLEGHKNIVTLRLRTSDSGPISVNDSIYGDPSRYGEVFDMKK from the exons ttgCCAAAAATCAGGAAAGGTAATCGGGCAATCCTCACAATCTGA CATGGGAAACCGTCAGAGCCAGACTTCCGATGACAAGGAATCGAAGAAACCGCGAAAAGACAAAGGTCGTCCCAGCGCAACGTCATCCAGCAGCGTCGCAGTGCACGTAGAAGATAAACTAATACCCTCCCCAAGTAGCAGTCCCTCTGAAGCAAACACTGCAGGACAGACATCGACGCAATCTTCGCCCCCTCCCCCGCACTCCACACCCCCCACCTCAACAGTCACCTCATCTAAGACCGCCTCACCGGCGCCAGTACCAGCACCGGGGCCAACCAAGTCGGGTCCCAGCGAACCACCCCTGCCCAAGCTTGAAGGTTTCAGGGCGGATGTGACGCAGCTTCTATTTGGAGATGTGACTTCAGTGAATTGCTCGTTGAAATCAAACACCATCAGGATATTTGTCAGTGCATGCCAAGCAG ATTCTGAACTTGAACGCAGTGTATTGATGGAGAGGGTCTTCCCAAAACTCCAGAGGCACTGCAGTGAACACGGCTATGAACTCCAGTTTGTTGACCTGcactggggtcaaaggtcagaagaCTTGGACGATCACAGTCTCATAGAGTGTTGCCTGTATGAGTTGAAAGAGTGCAAGAAGAAATCTGTGGGACCAAATTTCATG AGCTTCCTGAATCAGAAATACAACTGCCAGTGTCCTCCGCACATACCAGCGTCAGCATTTGAAAAACTACAGAACTCCCTGACAGAGGGCGATGACAAGCAGCTCCTGGACGAGTGGTACAGGAGGGACGACAATGCCATCCCGCCAGTCTATGTCCTTCAGCCGGTCAGCGGCCAGATCAAAAAGTACAAAGACACAAACAAGGACGTCAGGTTGAAAGCTGAGCGGGAGTGGTCGGACGTGCAAGAGGCTATCAAGAAAATATTGGTGAATGGCTGGGGCAAAGAAGAGCAGGACAGGTATATGTGTTCAG TGATGGAAATGGAAATTGAGAACGGGCCCCTGGCCTCTGAGAGTTCCAACGACGGAACGGTGTGGATCAGACGAGTCTTCAGAGACATTGAGTCACACACGAATGACTCCAGCATTAGATTTTACATCGACACCGTCGGAGAGAACGAGATTGATAAAAACATGCAGGAGCGGCTCAACCAACTGAAGAACAGGCTCGGCAGCAAGATCAGCGAGGGCAACCTTAAGTTCGAAGTCTCCTGGAGCGAGAACGGGGTTGACCCGGAGGGGATCTCTGAGCATGCTCAGTACATAGAGAACCTGTGCAGTCAGAGTGAGGCTATGCTGCAACCGTTGATTGACAAGGCCATCTGTGATGTTCAGACGCAGCAGGATGAGTCTCCAGTAATAA GAATACACGAGAGACTGTACAACGAATTACAGCAACACACCAGATACTGCCAAGAGCTCTGTCAGACATTCCAAGGCAGGCAGGAACTACTCGGAAAGATAGACGCCTACCTTGGCAGCAATTCTCAGCATCCCCTCATCATCCATGGCCCAATGGGATGTGGCAAGACAGCCCTGATGGCCAAAGCGGCAGCCAGATGCTGTCAAACGCTGGCTGGCTCTGTGTGTGTTGTGCGTTTCGTAGGAGCTACCTCTGAAACTTACGCTCTGGGTCAGCTACTTAGGAGTATTTGTGAACAAATAGCCTATCTCTATGGAGACCACATTTCAGTCGGCTCAAAG GGTATCGAAAGAATGAAGAAACAGTTACTCAATCTCTTGAAAAAGGCACAGCAGAAGCGCCCTCTAGTGGTCATGATTGATGGTATTGATGAATTGAAGCTCACAGACCACACAGAATTAGAATGGATTCCAAAATCCTTACCCGCTCATGTTAAAATGATTCTTTCAACTTCTAGTGATACTTTCCCAGGATTTTCTTCTTTAAAG TCTGTTCTTAAGGATCCTGCAGCCTTCTTAGAGGTGCCTAAGCTGAGTACCAAAGAAATTCACGCCATGTGTGAGGACATGCTGAAATCACATGGAAGGTCCCTGTCCACGGGACAACAGAAGGCGTTACAGGAAGCAACTAACCAGTGTCCGCTACCGTTGTTTGTGCAATTAGCCACTCACACCGCCCTCCGGTGGCGTAGCTACAATATCAGCAATGAAACTGTCCTGGACAAGAACATTAAGGAGCAGATAGCTTCATTGTTGGTCAACCTGGAAAAGAAGTTCGGAGCCAAGACGGTCAAGAATGTGCTGTCGTATCTCACGCTAGCCAAACACGGCCTCTCTGATGCCGAAATGCTTGATTTGTTATCATGTGATGATGCGCTTTTGGACGAGTATTTTGTGCACAGGAGACCGTCGATACGGAGGGCCCCTGCTACAGTCTGGACTCAAATTAAAATGGAGCTGGCTCCTTTCTTCATAGAGCACATCGTCCACGGACGTTCTCTAAGAACTTGGTCACATAGGGCTTTCAGAGACGCAGTCTCAGAGAAATATCTTTCCTCCAAGAATTCCAGAGCCAAAGTTCACAAATTCCTAGCAAGCTACTTCCACGGTCACTGGGCAGGCGACAAGAAGAAACCGTGCATGTCCAATGAGGAGGGAATTGAGGTACTTATGGACCGGCATGTTCAGCTGCAGCCAGTGAAATTCAATAGCATTTATAACTCTAGGAAACTAAATGAACTTCCTTACCACGTCTTTCACAGCGGAGAGCAGCAGACCTTCCTCGCTGACCATGTGTGGAATGTTTCGTGGCTGTGCCACAAACTGGAAGGTTCCGACATCGGGGAGCTTCTCAATGACGTAGCTCTGGCTAGGACCGCTGACCCGCAAAATGCCGATTTAGACATGCTGCAGCAAGTGCTGCAGCTGTCCTCTTACGCTCTTTACTGCGACGGAAATCAGCTGTTCTTGCAGTTTCACGCCAGGCTCAAGAATGCTCTCCAGGAGGCTGATGCCAACAAATACCCCAAACTGACGCAGATTAGCAAGCTGATCGAAAATCCACCCAGGCCGAACTTTCTTCCAGCGGGGGACTGTTTGCTGGAAAAGGTCAATCAAGTCTACGAGGATGGGGATGAGGAAGAGGAGGTGATACCCCCCGGGAAAAGAAACCCCAAAGCCTTTTTGAATGGATTGTACAGAATCAAAGGGGACAATTGCCATATGGTGTCAGTGTCCACCATAGAAGGTGAGGTCAAAGTGTGGAATTTTGAAACTCAGAAAGAAGTAAGGACGTTGAAAGGAATTGATCAACCAATGGACATAAGAATGATAGACGATTACAGAGCCGTCGTGTTGTGCTACCGTGAGCTTAAAATCTACAATCTGGACACCGGAACGTTTGAAACGACGCTCAAGGGTATCATGAACCTGCAGATGCCGTACTACGGCATTCAGGACAATGAGCACGTGGTGGCCCTCGCCAGAAACCGCATGTACGTCAACATCATCAATGTCAGCAGCGGCGAGGTGGAGTCGACGTTCAAGGTCGGGGAAGACCGATTTCTGAACAGTCTCCTTGTCAGCGAGAACGGCGAGAGATGCGTCTGTGGGGACGCCACGCAAAAACCCAGCCCTCTACTAGTGTGGGACTTGAATGCCAGGAAACTGATCAACGACTTCCGCATTACACAACATGAGTTCCTGACCAACATGTCTGCGATCAGCAAAGATGGGAACTATGTAGTTTCTGTCATCAAG GAGTTGAACGACCCGGCGCCTAACTTTGTGATAGTGTACGACCTCCAAAGCGGCCAGCTTTTTAAGAAGTGGAAGCCGGTGTCCAGTACGTGCTGTGTAGCTGTGTCTTCAGAGGGCGAGTGTGTTGTCAATGGATGCGAGGACAATACCATATTGGTCTGGAATCTTACATCCGGTGCTCTCAA ACACACTCTGCGTGGACACACTCATCCTGTAGATAGGATTTATATGAGTGAAGAGGGCCACCggtgtttgacctttgacacaacACAGAAGGACAGAACTGTGAGACTATGGGATCTTCAGCAAG GTGTCTGCCTAGCTTCTTTCACACCTGATGTTCCAATAACCTGCTGCCAGATCAACGCCGATGGTACAATTGTTGTCATCGGACTGGAGGGCCACAAGAACATCGTCACGCTGCGACTACGCACTTCCGACTCAGGACCAATCTCCGTAAACGACTCCATCTACGGCGACCCCTCCCGATATGGAGAGGTCTTCGACATGAAGAAATAG